Proteins found in one Bacteroidales bacterium genomic segment:
- a CDS encoding cysteine desulfurase, producing MNFIIEDIRKQFPILSRNVNDKPLVYFDNAATTQRPFAVVDAEANYYKELNSNVHRGVHYLSTQSTILFENARKAVSKFINSNSENEIIFTKGTTESINLVANSFTTLMNKGDNIVVTVSEHHSNIVPWQLACIRNGLELRVAKLNSDDALDIEHLKSLIDSKTKLVSVAHISNVLGTINPIQEIIDFSHKKNIPVLIDAAQSVAHEKIDVQKLDCDFLAFSSHKMYGPMGIGVLYGKYDLLDKIPPYQFGGEMIKNVSFEGTTFNELPFKFEAGTPNVAGAIGLQAAIEFINSIGIENIKKHEENLTKHALEKLKSINNLNIFAQNVKRAGVISFLINGVHPYDSGTLLDKMGIALRTGNHCAEPLMNYFKISGTMRISFAVYNTIEEIDYFINSLIKIKSILE from the coding sequence ATGAATTTCATTATCGAAGATATTAGAAAGCAGTTTCCAATTTTATCGCGAAATGTAAACGATAAGCCATTAGTATATTTTGATAATGCTGCAACAACTCAACGTCCTTTTGCTGTGGTAGACGCAGAAGCGAATTATTATAAAGAGCTAAACAGCAATGTTCATCGTGGAGTGCACTACCTTTCTACTCAATCAACTATATTGTTTGAAAATGCAAGAAAAGCGGTTTCAAAATTCATCAATTCTAATTCAGAAAATGAAATAATTTTTACAAAAGGAACAACAGAATCTATAAATCTAGTCGCAAATTCCTTTACAACACTAATGAATAAAGGCGACAATATAGTTGTTACAGTCTCCGAACACCATTCAAACATTGTTCCATGGCAACTTGCGTGTATTCGTAACGGATTAGAATTACGTGTTGCAAAACTAAATTCTGACGATGCATTAGACATTGAACATTTAAAATCATTAATTGACAGCAAAACTAAACTCGTTAGCGTAGCACATATAAGCAATGTTTTAGGCACCATCAACCCAATTCAGGAAATTATTGATTTTTCTCACAAAAAAAATATTCCCGTGCTAATAGATGCCGCACAGTCTGTTGCTCATGAAAAAATAGATGTTCAAAAATTAGATTGCGATTTTTTAGCATTTTCATCTCATAAAATGTACGGTCCAATGGGAATTGGCGTTCTATATGGCAAATATGACTTATTAGATAAAATTCCACCATATCAATTTGGCGGAGAAATGATAAAAAATGTCAGCTTTGAAGGAACCACATTTAACGAATTGCCTTTCAAATTTGAAGCTGGAACGCCAAATGTAGCAGGTGCAATCGGTTTACAAGCAGCTATTGAATTTATAAATTCCATTGGCATCGAAAACATAAAAAAACACGAAGAAAATCTCACAAAACACGCTCTTGAAAAGCTAAAGAGCATAAACAATTTGAATATTTTTGCACAAAATGTTAAGCGTGCTGGTGTTATTTCATTTTTAATAAACGGAGTCCATCCCTACGATTCGGGCACATTATTAGACAAAATGGGAATAGCACTAAGAACAGGAAACCATTGCGCAGAACCATTGATGAATTATTTTAAAATCTCTGGCACAATGCGAATCTCCTTCGCAGTATATAACACTATCGAAGAGATAGATTATTTCATCAACTCTTTAATTAAAATAAAATCAATTTTAGAATGA
- a CDS encoding SufE family protein yields MSNIEKRIKKITSEFQVFDDWLDKYNHIIEYGKTLPKFDDEKKTPDNLITGCQSQVWISAYFKDGLVFFEADSDALITKGIVAILINVLSGATPDEIINCDMSFIDNIGLREHLSPTRANGLAGMIKQMKIYAIAFKTKYKTNV; encoded by the coding sequence ATGAGTAATATTGAAAAAAGAATAAAAAAAATAACTTCTGAATTTCAAGTTTTTGACGATTGGCTTGACAAATACAATCATATTATTGAATATGGAAAAACATTGCCCAAATTTGATGACGAAAAGAAAACGCCAGACAATCTTATTACTGGCTGTCAATCACAAGTTTGGATTAGTGCTTATTTCAAAGATGGTTTAGTTTTTTTTGAAGCAGATAGCGATGCACTAATTACAAAAGGAATTGTAGCAATATTAATAAATGTATTGTCTGGTGCCACTCCAGATGAAATCATAAATTGCGACATGTCTTTTATTGACAATATTGGGCTTCGCGAGCACCTCTCTCCTACCCGAGCAAATGGACTTGCAGGCATGATAAAACAAATGAAAATTTACGCTATAGCTTTCAAAACAAAATATAAAACTAATGTGTAA
- a CDS encoding DUF59 domain-containing protein, whose product MTNIENIKNKIIEQIKTVYDPEIPVNIFELGLIYNISVDEELNVKILMTVTAPNCPVADTLPMEVKNAVEQVSEIKSIWVELTFDPPWTPELMTDAAKIELGLF is encoded by the coding sequence ATGACCAATATTGAAAATATAAAAAATAAAATTATAGAACAGATAAAAACTGTTTATGACCCTGAAATTCCTGTAAATATATTTGAATTGGGTCTTATTTACAATATTTCTGTTGATGAAGAATTAAATGTGAAAATTCTAATGACCGTTACTGCACCTAATTGCCCTGTTGCAGACACTTTACCAATGGAAGTAAAAAATGCTGTCGAACAAGTATCAGAAATAAAAAGTATTTGGGTGGAACTTACTTTTGACCCACCTTGGACTCCTGAATTGATGACTGATGCTGCAAAAATTGAATTAGGTTTATTCTAA
- the pheS gene encoding phenylalanine--tRNA ligase subunit alpha, whose translation MKNEILKYKAEALAEAINSAEELENFKIKYLGKKGILNDIFGRFKSLPNEEKKEIGQILNEFKQAVSNRIADLQSQFSANKKSVLVDDVSRPASFDFYGTRHPLSIVREKMIDIFARMGFTVEEGPEIEDDWHNFSALNFPPEHPARDMQDTFFIDVNPDIALRTHTSSVQVRVMERSKPPIRCIFPGRVYRNEAISARAHCFFHQIEGLYVDKNVTFADLKHALLYFSRQMFDSSTNIRLRPSYFPFTEPSAEMDISCNLCGGKGCTFCKHTGWVEILGCGMVDTSVLQNCNIDPNIYSGYAFGVGIERITNLIYGVNDLRMFSENDMRFLEQFKGAQ comes from the coding sequence ATGAAAAATGAAATATTAAAATACAAGGCTGAAGCCCTTGCAGAAGCTATTAATAGTGCCGAAGAACTAGAAAATTTTAAGATTAAATATCTTGGAAAAAAAGGAATATTAAATGATATTTTTGGCAGATTTAAAAGTTTGCCAAATGAGGAGAAAAAAGAAATAGGTCAAATTTTAAATGAATTTAAGCAAGCTGTTTCTAATCGTATAGCGGATTTACAATCACAGTTTAGTGCTAATAAAAAAAGTGTGCTTGTTGATGATGTTTCAAGACCTGCTTCATTTGATTTTTATGGAACTAGACACCCGCTTTCAATTGTAAGAGAAAAAATGATAGATATCTTCGCTAGAATGGGCTTTACAGTTGAAGAGGGTCCTGAAATAGAAGATGATTGGCATAATTTCTCAGCCTTAAATTTTCCTCCCGAGCATCCCGCGAGAGATATGCAGGATACTTTTTTTATTGATGTAAATCCTGATATAGCTTTGCGAACTCATACAAGCTCCGTGCAAGTTAGAGTGATGGAACGCTCAAAACCGCCTATTAGATGTATTTTTCCGGGTAGAGTGTATAGAAATGAAGCTATTTCCGCAAGAGCTCATTGCTTTTTTCATCAGATTGAAGGGCTTTATGTAGATAAAAATGTAACTTTCGCTGATTTAAAGCATGCTTTGCTTTATTTCTCTCGCCAAATGTTTGATTCTTCCACAAATATTCGTTTGCGTCCATCATATTTCCCTTTTACTGAGCCTTCTGCGGAAATGGATATTTCTTGTAACCTTTGTGGTGGAAAGGGTTGTACGTTTTGTAAACATACAGGCTGGGTTGAAATACTTGGTTGTGGCATGGTGGATACGAGCGTGTTACAAAATTGCAATATAGACCCAAATATTTATAGTGGATACGCTTTTGGCGTAGGTATAGAGCGAATTACAAACTTAATTTATGGTGTGAATGATTTAAGGATGTTTTCTGAAAATGACATGAGATTTTTAGAGCAATTTAAAGGTGCTCAGTAG
- a CDS encoding peptidylprolyl isomerase, with protein sequence MKKIFLTISVLLIAIMFGYSQEEKSGTKVLISTSLGDIKILLYDKTPMHRDNFIKLVESKYYDGLLFHRVIKGFMIQGGDPDSRDAKPRKQLGRGGPDYKIPFEYVPEYFHKKGALAAAREGDNVNPEKASSGSQFYIVTGRTFNDSELKAIQENSGITYTQEQINTYKTIGGYPPLDKGYTVFGEVIEGIEVAEKISQVPRDGYDRPLEDIKMTLTIIK encoded by the coding sequence ATGAAAAAAATATTTCTTACTATTTCTGTATTGCTGATTGCAATTATGTTTGGATATTCTCAGGAAGAAAAAAGTGGAACAAAAGTTTTGATTTCTACATCGCTTGGAGATATTAAGATTTTGCTTTATGACAAAACACCAATGCATAGAGATAATTTTATTAAACTTGTTGAATCAAAATATTATGATGGACTATTGTTTCATAGGGTAATAAAAGGTTTTATGATTCAGGGTGGAGACCCTGATAGCCGTGATGCTAAGCCTCGCAAACAATTAGGAAGAGGCGGTCCTGATTATAAAATTCCATTTGAATACGTGCCTGAATATTTTCATAAAAAAGGAGCTTTGGCGGCAGCTAGAGAAGGCGATAATGTAAATCCTGAAAAAGCAAGTTCAGGCTCTCAGTTTTATATTGTTACGGGTAGAACTTTTAATGATAGCGAACTTAAAGCTATCCAAGAGAATAGTGGTATAACATACACGCAAGAACAAATAAATACATATAAAACTATAGGCGGTTATCCTCCTTTGGATAAAGGATACACTGTTTTTGGAGAAGTTATCGAAGGAATAGAAGTTGCTGAAAAAATTTCGCAAGTTCCTCGTGATGGCTATGACAGACCATTGGAAGATATAAAAATGACATTAACAATAATTAAATAG
- a CDS encoding thymidine kinase, which translates to MFIEKNKKESNYGWIEVICGSMFSGKTEELIRRLRRAQIAKLKVEIFKPSIDVRYDETNVVSHDYNSIPSTPVNNSNNITILAQDVDVVGIDEAQFFDDGIVDVCNYLTKRGIRVIVAGLDMDYLGKPFGPIPALMAVAEYVTKVHAICVRCGGLANFSHRLSENDKRVLLGEKDIYQPLCRNCYFDEIEKNNSK; encoded by the coding sequence ATGTTTATTGAAAAAAATAAAAAAGAATCTAATTACGGCTGGATTGAAGTTATTTGTGGCTCGATGTTTTCTGGTAAAACAGAAGAATTGATTAGGCGTTTGAGGCGTGCACAAATTGCAAAATTAAAAGTGGAAATTTTTAAACCCTCAATTGATGTGAGATATGATGAAACAAATGTTGTTTCTCATGACTATAATTCAATTCCAAGCACACCTGTTAATAATTCTAATAACATAACAATATTAGCTCAAGATGTTGATGTGGTTGGCATTGATGAAGCTCAGTTTTTTGATGATGGAATTGTTGATGTTTGTAATTATCTTACAAAACGCGGCATAAGAGTAATTGTAGCTGGTCTAGATATGGATTATCTTGGTAAACCATTTGGACCCATTCCTGCATTAATGGCAGTTGCGGAATACGTTACTAAGGTTCATGCAATTTGTGTGCGATGTGGTGGACTTGCTAATTTTTCTCATAGGCTTTCCGAAAATGATAAACGTGTTTTGTTAGGAGAAAAAGACATTTACCAACCACTTTGCCGTAATTGTTATTTTGATGAAATTGAAAAAAATAATTCTAAATAA
- a CDS encoding M20/M25/M40 family metallo-hydrolase: MKKILFIILISIIFCNISAQDISYARSIISELSSQKFHGRGYKDGGIDSAACFIENQFKEIGLKPIEKTFFQEFNFPTNIFHHIKLAFDEKLLEPAIDYLPNIHSCNVSDDFLTIKIDEKIRNNPKKLNKLIPKIKGKVLFLNRFETKDKTALNWYDNVAISNPYNAAGIIVLDSSFTYNIAEYYPQFTHFLIQLAPKSFPEKNVKKVHCEIKKDYVKNFPAKNIVSYLQGQEYSDSFIVITAHYDHLGKLENNIFPGANDNASGIAMMLDLAKNIKQQNFRPRYSLVFIALTGEEVGLFGSKYFVDNPIIDLKKIKFLINLDMVGTGSSGISVVNATIFKEQFNKLKQINDDNNFITNISQRGAACNSDHCPFFEKGVPSFFIYTTGKEFNEYHNTKDKADSIPLTAYEGLFNLIKLFIYSF, from the coding sequence ATGAAAAAGATATTATTTATTATTCTAATTAGCATAATATTTTGCAACATATCAGCACAAGACATATCTTATGCTCGCTCAATTATATCAGAATTAAGTTCGCAAAAGTTTCATGGACGCGGATATAAAGACGGAGGCATAGATTCAGCAGCATGCTTTATAGAAAATCAGTTTAAAGAAATTGGCTTAAAACCTATTGAGAAAACATTTTTTCAAGAATTTAATTTCCCGACAAATATTTTTCATCATATTAAATTAGCTTTTGACGAAAAGCTGCTAGAACCTGCAATAGACTATCTTCCAAACATACATAGTTGCAACGTTTCAGATGATTTTCTCACAATAAAAATTGACGAAAAAATTCGCAACAACCCAAAAAAACTAAACAAACTTATTCCTAAAATTAAAGGTAAAGTTTTATTTCTTAATCGCTTTGAAACAAAAGACAAAACTGCTCTAAATTGGTATGACAATGTAGCTATTTCAAATCCATACAACGCTGCTGGAATAATAGTCCTGGACTCATCTTTTACTTATAATATAGCTGAATACTATCCTCAATTCACGCATTTTCTAATTCAACTTGCTCCTAAATCTTTCCCTGAAAAAAATGTAAAAAAAGTTCATTGCGAAATAAAGAAAGATTATGTAAAAAATTTTCCTGCTAAAAATATTGTTTCGTATTTGCAAGGTCAGGAATATAGCGATAGCTTTATTGTTATTACAGCACACTACGACCATCTTGGCAAGTTAGAAAATAATATTTTCCCGGGAGCAAACGACAATGCTTCAGGAATAGCAATGATGCTGGATTTAGCAAAAAATATAAAACAACAAAATTTTAGACCTCGCTACTCTCTAGTGTTTATCGCATTAACAGGCGAAGAAGTTGGATTATTTGGCAGTAAATATTTTGTAGATAACCCAATAATTGATTTAAAAAAAATAAAATTTTTAATTAACTTGGATATGGTTGGCACAGGCTCTAGTGGCATAAGCGTTGTGAATGCTACAATTTTTAAAGAGCAATTTAACAAGCTAAAGCAAATTAACGATGATAATAACTTTATAACAAATATAAGTCAGCGTGGAGCAGCTTGCAATAGCGACCATTGTCCATTTTTTGAAAAAGGAGTTCCTTCGTTTTTTATCTATACAACAGGAAAAGAATTTAATGAATATCACAATACAAAAGACAAAGCTGACTCAATCCCGCTTACAGCATACGAAGGACTTTTCAATCTAATTAAACTTTTTATTTATTCATTTTAA
- the rsmI gene encoding 16S rRNA (cytidine(1402)-2'-O)-methyltransferase — protein sequence MAKLILVPVPIGNKQDITNRAIECLKEADIIYCEDTRNTHKLLEMYGISGKKLFAYHQNNEHQLTPHAIQHIKNINTAVLVTDAGTPAISDPGYLLVRACIENQIIVEALPGACAFVPAIAASGLPCDRFYFEGFLPLKKGRQKQLEWISTLPITSVIYEAPHRLLKLLDELEQFCGGDRKICVCRELSKLHEEYIRGTISEVKQDLSNRESIKGEIVVVIAGNK from the coding sequence ATGGCAAAACTGATTTTGGTTCCCGTGCCGATAGGAAATAAGCAAGACATAACAAATCGAGCCATTGAGTGCTTAAAAGAAGCTGATATTATCTATTGCGAAGACACACGCAACACTCATAAACTCTTGGAAATGTACGGCATAAGCGGAAAAAAACTTTTTGCTTATCATCAAAACAATGAGCATCAGCTTACTCCACATGCAATTCAACATATAAAAAATATAAATACCGCCGTTTTGGTAACAGATGCAGGAACGCCCGCCATAAGCGACCCCGGCTATTTATTAGTGCGTGCTTGTATTGAGAATCAAATTATAGTAGAAGCATTACCGGGTGCATGCGCATTTGTTCCCGCAATTGCTGCATCAGGATTGCCTTGCGACAGATTTTATTTTGAAGGTTTTTTACCTTTAAAAAAAGGAAGGCAAAAACAATTAGAATGGATTTCTACGCTGCCAATTACATCTGTGATTTACGAAGCTCCGCACAGATTGCTAAAATTATTAGACGAACTTGAACAATTTTGCGGTGGTGATAGAAAAATATGTGTTTGCAGAGAACTTAGCAAGCTGCATGAAGAATACATCAGAGGCACAATTTCAGAAGTAAAGCAAGATTTATCAAACAGAGAAAGCATAAAAGGCGAAATTGTTGTTGTAATTGCAGGAAACAAATAA
- a CDS encoding tryptophanase: protein MNLPYAEPFKIKMVEPIKVSTRAEREKWVAEAHYNLFALPSEQVYIDLLTDSGTGAMSDRQWGAIMTGDESYAGSRSYYRLKETIKNIFGFPYIMPAHQGRAAENLLFSALIKEGDIIPGNSHFDTTKGHIEYRKAHAIDCTIDEAFVTDLEHPFKGNVDLNKLKKVFDENPHDKIPFIIVTVTNNTAGGQPVSLENLRAVKEFANSVKKPVLFDSARFAENAYFIKTREKGFENLSIREIVLEMYKCADMMTMSSKKDAIVNIGGFIAMNSEELWQKLSVLCVIFEGYVTYGGMAGRDMEALAVGLEDGTDFEYLKSRISQVEYLGKQLIDYGIPIQRPVGGHAVFVDALKFLPNLPREQYVAQTLVLELYLEAGIRGVEIGTLLADRDPETRKDRYPALELVRLAIPRRTYTYNHMDVVAAALKNIWDRRESITKGYKIDYEAPIMRHFTIKMSRV from the coding sequence ATGAATTTACCTTATGCAGAGCCATTTAAAATAAAAATGGTTGAACCGATAAAAGTTAGCACTCGTGCTGAACGTGAGAAATGGGTTGCTGAAGCCCACTATAATTTGTTTGCATTACCAAGCGAGCAAGTATATATTGATTTACTAACTGACTCAGGAACTGGTGCTATGAGCGACAGACAGTGGGGCGCAATTATGACTGGCGACGAAAGTTATGCTGGAAGCAGGTCTTATTACAGACTTAAAGAAACAATAAAAAACATTTTCGGATTTCCTTATATCATGCCAGCGCATCAGGGACGTGCGGCTGAAAATTTGTTGTTTTCCGCATTGATAAAAGAAGGTGACATTATTCCGGGCAATTCTCATTTTGATACAACAAAAGGTCATATTGAGTATCGAAAAGCTCATGCTATAGATTGTACAATTGACGAGGCTTTTGTAACAGATTTGGAACATCCTTTTAAAGGAAATGTTGACCTCAATAAATTAAAAAAAGTATTTGATGAAAATCCGCATGATAAAATACCTTTTATTATAGTAACTGTTACAAACAACACTGCTGGCGGTCAACCAGTTAGCCTTGAAAATTTGCGTGCTGTTAAAGAATTTGCAAATTCTGTAAAAAAACCTGTGCTTTTTGATAGTGCTCGTTTTGCTGAAAATGCTTATTTTATTAAAACTAGAGAAAAAGGATTTGAAAATTTAAGCATTAGGGAAATAGTTTTAGAAATGTATAAATGTGCCGATATGATGACAATGAGCTCAAAAAAAGATGCTATTGTAAATATTGGTGGCTTTATTGCTATGAATAGCGAAGAATTATGGCAGAAATTAAGCGTTCTATGCGTGATATTTGAAGGCTATGTAACTTATGGCGGAATGGCAGGGCGAGATATGGAGGCTTTAGCTGTTGGACTCGAAGATGGAACTGATTTTGAATATTTAAAAAGCCGTATTTCGCAAGTTGAATATTTAGGAAAACAATTAATAGATTACGGAATTCCTATTCAAAGACCTGTTGGTGGGCATGCTGTTTTTGTAGATGCTTTGAAATTTTTGCCAAACTTGCCTAGAGAACAGTATGTTGCTCAAACTTTAGTTCTAGAGTTATATTTAGAAGCTGGTATTCGTGGCGTTGAAATTGGAACTTTGCTTGCTGACCGCGACCCAGAAACAAGAAAAGACCGTTATCCTGCATTGGAGCTTGTTAGATTGGCTATCCCACGCAGAACATACACATATAATCACATGGATGTGGTTGCAGCAGCTTTGAAGAATATTTGGGATAGGCGAGAGTCAATTACCAAAGGCTACAAAATTGATTATGAAGCTCCAATTATGAGGCACTTTACAATAAAAATGAGCCGAGTGTAA
- a CDS encoding ABC transporter ATP-binding protein, producing the protein MSITLNNIHKSFGKIKVLKGINLSIKKNEIISILGASGAGKTTLLHIMGTLDKPDSGQVLFDNTDVFALKDSQLNVFRNEHIGFIFQFHHLLPEFTALENVCIPAYIGKKNKAEAKERAIYLLNTLGLGDRINHKPSALSGGEQQRVAVARALINNPDVILADEPSGNLDSDNAKELHKLFGKLRDEMNQTFVIITHNPELALMSDRQVHIRDGVIV; encoded by the coding sequence ATGTCTATCACATTAAACAATATTCATAAATCTTTTGGGAAAATTAAAGTTTTAAAAGGCATTAATTTATCCATAAAAAAAAATGAGATAATAAGCATACTCGGAGCTTCGGGTGCTGGCAAAACTACGTTATTACACATTATGGGCACATTGGATAAACCAGATAGTGGTCAAGTATTATTTGACAATACAGATGTTTTTGCACTCAAAGATTCCCAATTAAACGTTTTCCGAAATGAGCATATTGGCTTTATTTTTCAGTTTCATCATTTATTGCCTGAATTTACAGCTTTGGAAAATGTTTGCATTCCAGCTTATATAGGTAAAAAAAACAAAGCTGAAGCAAAAGAAAGAGCCATATATCTATTAAATACACTTGGACTGGGCGACCGCATAAACCATAAGCCATCTGCTCTTTCTGGTGGGGAACAACAAAGAGTTGCTGTAGCTAGAGCATTAATAAACAATCCTGATGTAATTCTTGCTGACGAACCAAGCGGAAACTTAGATTCAGACAATGCTAAAGAACTTCATAAACTTTTTGGAAAGCTGCGCGATGAAATGAACCAAACTTTTGTGATTATAACTCATAATCCTGAATTAGCTTTGATGTCAGACAGGCAAGTTCATATTCGCGATGGTGTTATTGTTTAA
- a CDS encoding sulfite exporter TauE/SafE family protein gives MLWWHYFLLFGAGLFVGFINTIAGSGSFLSLPILIFTGMPAGVANGTNRLPILFSSIMGVISFNKKNYFDLKNALLLAAFVIQGAIVGSFFILEIPDNLIEKIIGYIMLIFAVLTLWRPQAFNSAPKENISIKIRWYHFVMFFLIGFYGGFIQAGVGIFILFACVLSLGYDLINANSIKLALTLAFTPFSLFIFILNDQVQWIPGLIMAFGGILGAWYGARFAIKKGIKIMKLILFIVLILSGLILVFKQ, from the coding sequence ATGCTTTGGTGGCATTACTTTTTACTTTTTGGAGCAGGGCTTTTTGTAGGCTTTATAAATACTATTGCGGGTAGCGGTTCTTTTTTATCTTTGCCCATTTTAATATTTACAGGTATGCCTGCTGGAGTAGCAAACGGAACAAATCGTCTTCCAATTCTTTTTAGCTCAATAATGGGAGTAATCTCTTTTAATAAAAAGAATTATTTTGACTTGAAAAATGCTCTGCTACTTGCTGCTTTTGTGATACAAGGAGCTATTGTTGGATCTTTTTTTATTTTGGAAATCCCTGATAATTTAATCGAAAAAATTATTGGGTACATTATGCTGATTTTTGCAGTTTTAACACTTTGGCGACCACAAGCTTTTAATAGTGCACCTAAGGAAAATATAAGTATTAAAATTCGTTGGTATCATTTTGTTATGTTTTTCTTAATCGGCTTTTATGGTGGTTTTATTCAAGCAGGAGTGGGCATATTTATTTTGTTTGCTTGTGTTCTTTCATTAGGATATGACTTAATAAATGCAAATTCTATAAAACTTGCTTTAACTCTAGCTTTTACGCCATTTTCACTTTTTATTTTTATTTTAAATGATCAAGTTCAATGGATTCCGGGACTGATTATGGCTTTTGGTGGCATTCTTGGAGCTTGGTATGGTGCTCGTTTTGCTATTAAAAAAGGAATTAAAATAATGAAACTTATTTTGTTTATTGTGTTAATATTATCTGGATTAATACTTGTTTTTAAACAATAA